One region of Macadamia integrifolia cultivar HAES 741 chromosome 11, SCU_Mint_v3, whole genome shotgun sequence genomic DNA includes:
- the LOC122093107 gene encoding L-type lectin-domain containing receptor kinase IV.1-like produces the protein MSCGPHAGPKVVPTPDGQCEKQRMGSGLEEGITYNGFIGPAQTKLELGGMAEFTSNGILRLTKANTLQQGQGQCLAFYSNPIHFLNSSRFGAVALSFSTTFVFEMVPECPPSGGHGIAFFIAPTRDFPSAASPSQYLGLFNATNVGNSSNHIFAVELDTVQDIEFGDIDDNRVGININGFASALYFDEDGRAQNLNLKSGHSMQVWIDYDGIHKQLNVTLASFNVSKPVLPLLSLSRDLSPIMKDPMFVGLSSSTGQVSSSHFVLGWSFKLNRQAEELNLTQLPKLPNQGPYHFQQKTPILIIVLPVIVAPLVLATIFGIRIPVKRKIKFAQVLEEWEHDYGPHRFNYKDLCVATKGFKHKELLGSGGFGRLYRGVLPNSKIEVAVKKISHESRQGMREFVVEIVTVGHIRHRNLVTLLGYCRRKEELLLVYEYMPNGSLDKFLFDPLMPVLNWSQRFRIIRGVASALFYLHEEWEKVVVHRYVKSGNVLLDGEFNARLGDFGLARLYGHGTEPYTTNVAGTLGYLAPELSRTGKASTSTDVFAFGTFMLEVACGRKPIKPRISKDEEMVLADWVFSYWSRGAILDTVDPKLGMNYVEREMKLVLNLGLLCSNWVPTARPTTRQVVHFLEGELPLPDLSSLSLSGNGVTLLVDGEGLGDFAVPISTPVSEWILSGGR, from the coding sequence ATGAGTTGTGGTCCCCACGCCGGACCAAAGGTGGTTCCCACTCCCGATGGACAGTGTGAGAAGCAAAGGATGGGATCCGGGCTCGAAGAGGGTATCACCTATAATGGATTCATAGGTCCTGCACAGACTAAACTAGAGCTGGGCGGTATGGCCGAGTTCACATCCAATGGCATTCTTAGGCTGACCAAGGCCAACACGCTACAGCAGGGCCAGGGCCAGTGCCTTGCCTTCTACTCTAATCCGATTCACTTTCTCAACTCATCACGCTTTGGCGCCGttgctctctccttctctaccactTTCGTCTTTGAGATGGTACCCGAGTGCCCCCCGTCTGGTGGTCACGGTATAGCCTTTTTCATCGCACCCACAAGAGACTTCCCATCTGCTGCTTCTCCAAGCCAATATCTTGGTCTCTTCAACGCCACCAATGTTGGCAATTCCTCCAATCACATATTTGCAGTCGAGCTCGATACCGTACAAGACATTGAGTTCGGTGATATCGATGACAACCGCGTTGGTATCAACATCAATGGATTTGCTTCGGCGTTGTATTTCGATGAGGACGGTCGGGCACAGAACCTAAACCTCAAAAGCGGCCACTCCATGCAAGTCTGGATTGATTACGATGGTATACACAAGCAGCTCAACGTCACATTAGCTTCATTCAATGTTTCTAAACCGGTTCTTCCCCTCTTGTCTCTGTCTCGAGATCTTTCTCCGATCATGAAGGACCCCATGTTCGTCGGTCTCTCATCCTCTACTGGTCAAGTTTCCTCATCCCACTTTGTGCTGGGATGGAGCTTCAAGCTAAACCGGCAAGCAGAAGAACTCAATCTCACCCAACTTCCCAAGCTTCCCAATCAAGGACCCTACCATTTTCAACAGAAAACGCCTATTCTGATTATCGTGCTTCCTGTAATTGTTGCTCCTTTGGTGTTGGCGACAATCTTTGGTATCCGGATTCCTgtgaaaagaaagataaaatttgCACAAGTGCTTGAAGAATGGGAACACGATTATGGGCCTCATAGGTTTAACTATAAAGATCTCTGCGTGGCCACTAAGGGATTTAAGCATAAGGAACTGCTAGGTAGTGGTGGCTTTGGTAGGTTGTATAGAGGTGTATTACCCAACTCCAAAATCGAAGTTGCAGTGAAGAAAATCTCCCATGAGTCAAGACAAGGAATGAGGGAATTTGTTGTTGAGATCGTTACCGTTGGTCACATACGGCATCGGAACCTAGTAACTCTCTTGGGGTACTGCCGGCGTAAAGAAGAACTCCTTTTGGTATATGAATACATGCCCAACGGAAGTTTGGATAAGTTTCTCTTCGACCCATTAATGCCGGTGTTGAATTGGAGTCAGAGGTTTCGAATTATTCGAGGTGTAGCATCTGCACTGTTTTATCTTCACGAAGAATGGGAGAAGGTTGTGGTTCACAGATATGTGAAGTCCGGTAATGTTCTATTGGATGGGGAATTCAATGCAAGATTGGGAGATTTTGGACTTGCCAGATTGTATGGCCATGGAACTGAACCATATACAACGAACGTGGCTGGGACGCTGGGTTATCTTGCACCTGAACTTTCAAGAACCGGCAAAGCCAGCACGAGCACAGATGTGTTTGCATTCGGGACTTTTATGTTGGAAGTTGCTTGTGGGAGGAAGCCAATAAAACCAAGAATATCGAAAGATGAGGAAATGGTGTTGGCGGATTGGGTGTTCTCTTACTGGAGCAGGGGGGCAATTCTTGACACAGTGGATCCAAAATTGGGAATGAATTACGTAGAGAGGGAAATGAAGTTGGTGTTGAATCTTGGATTGCTTTGCTCTAATTGGGTTCCAACAGCAAGGCCAACAACGAGACAAGTTGTGCACTTTTTGGAGGGAGAACTTCCTCTACCAGATCTGTCATCTCTTAGTCTGAGTGGTAATGGTGTAACGCTGCTTGTGGATGGCGAAGGCTTAGGTGATTTTGCCGTGCCTATATCAACGCCAGTTTCTGAATGGATACTATCTGGAGGACGTTGA
- the LOC122092638 gene encoding heavy metal-associated isoprenylated plant protein 27-like translates to MDCEGCERKVEKAVRGMSGVTQVDIDPKHHKLTVVGYVNPKKVLRHVQHMTGKKAEFWPYIPYEEVAHPYAPGTYDKRAPSGYVRNTMDDPRSSKLARASTMEEKYSNTFSDENPNACSVM, encoded by the coding sequence ATGGACTGTGAAGGATGTGAGAGGAAAGTGGAGAAGGCAGTGAGAGGGATGAGTGGAGTTACACAGGTGGATATAGATCCGAAGCACCACAAGCTGACGGTGGTTGGGTATGTGAATCCAAAAAAGGTTTTGAGACATGTACAACACATGACTGGGAAGAAGGCTGAGTTCTGGCCTTACATCCCTTACGAAGAAGTGGCTCACCCTTACGCTCCAGGTACTTATGATAAAAGGGCACCATCTGGGTATGTGAGGAACACCATGGACGACCCCAGGAGCTCCAAGCTAGCTCGGGCTAGTACCATGGAGGAGAAGTACTCCAACACCTTCAGCGATGAGAACCCTAACGCCTGTTCCGTCATGTAA
- the LOC122093549 gene encoding peroxisome biogenesis factor 10-like translates to MEGVQRGGSRWRSLRERLGFKGMGCCGPSWSFKVSDMAVRESDDEEVEEEGEDRDRAQEMEMEEETEVPDLGCMDQETPVSGMNLATALAAERHLRAAQDLEAGNVGSTSNSAPASPPARTGITATIPGTPSNLRVSLMRLLEEEGDGVEGVAGDGNRGGGGGEGADGMCCVCMGRRKGAAFIPCGHTFCRVCSRELWLNRGSCPLCNRSILEILDIF, encoded by the coding sequence ATGGAAGGAGTACAGAGAGGTGGGAGTAGATGGAGGAGTCTGAGGGAACGGCTGGGATTTAAGGGGATGGGATGCTGTGGGCCCTCGTGGAGCTTCAAGGTGTCGGATATGGCAGTAAGAGAGAGCGACGAcgaggaggtggaggaggaaggGGAAGACCGAGACCGGGCGCAGGAGATGGAAATGGAGGAGGAAACAGAGGTTCCGGATCTGGGTTGCATGGATCAGGAAACACCGGTATCGGGGATGAACTTGGCGACAGCGTTAGCAGCAGAGCGTCACCTCCGGGCGGCCCAGGATTTGGAAGCGGGGAACGTAGGGTCCACCTCTAACTCCGCTCCGGCAAGTCCTCCGGCGAGGACGGGTATTACTGCAACTATCCCTGGTACACCCTCAAACTTGAGGGTTTCTCTGATGAGACTGCTCGAAGAAGAAGGGGATGGTGTGGAAGGAGTTGCAGGCGACGGAaacagaggaggaggaggaggagagggagcTGATGGAATGTGCTGCGTCTGCATGGGGAGACGTAAAGGTGCAGCTTTCATCCCATGTGGACACACATTTTGCAGAGTCTGTTCAAGGGAGCTCTGGTTGAATCGAGGCTCTTGTCCTCTCTGTAATCGTTCTATCCTTGAGATTCTCGATATTTTctag